Proteins found in one Corynebacterium freneyi genomic segment:
- a CDS encoding translation initiation factor IF-2 N-terminal domain-containing protein: MSSARDFDRGSAPERMRVHALAKAVGVTSKEVIAALAELGVAVTSASSSVGAEDRNRFLDAVAGSGSLDDGRSGESAAVEVAAAEEQPAEETAEKAEEKPAAKKAARKASRKTAKKTAKKATKKTAAKAAEKAEPEADASAPNETEQNAAAEEAPKKATRRSRSRRTAKRAASKPAAPAKKADEVEVEETIVADAPAESAPAESATVEPVTAEPAFTELAATEPADAEDDHLVEIVPPVTPPPAEPAFAVPVFMAPEPIEVIADDSADSSSGADADATGNAADESGDSDRTDSSVSTDSTDADSGDDSNRREPRPRRRRRGRGRGRGGQGSSGGDSSDGDSSGGRDSSGADSESAKGRDAGVAKQDNARRGERDDNAEPEVPVVDEPVAIKGSTRLEAQRRRRADRRAESRKRHVISEAEFLARRESVERTMVVRERRRHDGDGMVTQVGVLEDDLLVEHFVTSDTQTSIIGDIYLGRVQNVLPSMEAAFIDIGTDRNGVLYSADVNWRSFSASGRSRRIEHALKAGDQVLVQVTKDPVGHKGARLSMQISLAGRFLVYVPGGHSAGISRKLPEPERKRLKEILKEVTPQGSGTIIRTAAEGVTKEAIAADVKRLEGLWRDIDKRTAEAKSRKGAKPVTMYEEPDMLIKVVRDLFNEDFSRLVVEGDKAWGVVRSYVDEVAPDLSDRLQRYHAEQHGGEDVFAHHRIDEQLAKALDRKVWLPSGGTLIIERTEAMTVIDVNTGKFTGAGGNLEETVTRNNLEAAEEIVRQMRLRDLGGMIVVDFIDMVLPENQDLVLRRLKEALGRDRTRHEVSEVTSLGLVQMTRKRLGTGLLETFSTTCEACNGRGLIIHVDPVDHEQEQQRGRRRGRRNQPPGKHPAAEAMHRKDAKDERAEVSEKDSDDAVQEEQLDDGSRGSSSGDRERDGGSGRRRGRRRGSRRGGSGQGPEQGRDGRNDDQSGDQRDGRRDDRRDDQTEDRAEEMSEEERAVDESVTRAESEESRPPRRRRRGRRSSSRGRGAAEEGRGADESGSDDAKTPRREASRDDRDKRDKRDERTDDGDALARLAADAVAEARDKDPDEPSDDRYVSRSTRRRRRRRVVHAAQQAQGDQSQGGQAKGEQTKGGQQDGRAEHTGRASAKKATTDVSETPERTVSVDSRPKRGADDAPAEPQTYEEALEAFEKSPRRNRPTRGRSRSDHAPKPEDFGVDAGRDAATADAKGAGKDSDDAGSKGKGSKGKGSGAKSSNRKGSNRKSSGNEDSKAKGSETKSSKGKGSNDKSSNDKKGKSADKKASDKKGSDTKGSDNKGSGAGRSSQKSANNEGAKGKDEATGSNRPARRRGRRRVVRRTAAGAPADAAADAPKAKAPKRTADKKATSSGNEAAGEKAGVAKQDGTGNKARRGRRRVVRRTARG; encoded by the coding sequence CAAGGCCGCGGAGAAGGCCGAGCCCGAGGCCGACGCGTCCGCCCCGAACGAGACCGAGCAGAACGCCGCCGCCGAGGAGGCGCCGAAGAAGGCCACCCGTCGTTCGCGTTCCCGCCGCACCGCCAAGCGCGCCGCGTCCAAGCCGGCTGCGCCCGCGAAGAAGGCCGATGAGGTCGAGGTCGAGGAGACCATCGTCGCGGATGCTCCCGCCGAGTCCGCGCCCGCCGAGTCCGCGACCGTTGAGCCCGTGACTGCGGAGCCGGCTTTCACCGAGCTTGCAGCCACTGAACCCGCCGATGCCGAAGATGATCACCTCGTGGAAATCGTCCCGCCGGTGACCCCGCCGCCGGCGGAACCGGCGTTCGCCGTTCCGGTGTTCATGGCGCCCGAGCCGATCGAGGTCATCGCCGACGATTCGGCGGACTCCTCGTCCGGGGCCGACGCCGATGCGACCGGCAACGCCGCCGACGAGTCGGGCGACTCCGATCGCACCGATTCCTCCGTCTCCACCGACTCCACCGACGCTGATTCCGGCGACGATTCCAACCGTCGCGAGCCCCGCCCTCGCCGCCGTCGCCGTGGCCGTGGCCGCGGTCGGGGCGGCCAGGGTTCGTCCGGCGGCGACTCGTCCGACGGTGATTCGTCGGGCGGCCGGGACTCCTCGGGCGCAGATTCCGAGTCGGCGAAGGGCCGTGACGCGGGCGTCGCCAAGCAGGACAACGCACGCCGCGGCGAGCGGGACGACAATGCGGAGCCGGAGGTGCCGGTCGTCGACGAACCGGTGGCCATCAAGGGCTCGACGCGACTGGAGGCCCAGCGCCGCCGTCGCGCCGATCGCCGCGCCGAATCCCGCAAGCGCCACGTCATCTCCGAGGCCGAATTCCTCGCCCGCCGCGAATCCGTCGAACGCACGATGGTGGTGCGCGAACGCCGGCGCCACGACGGCGACGGCATGGTCACGCAGGTCGGCGTGCTGGAGGACGATCTGCTCGTCGAGCATTTCGTCACCTCGGACACGCAGACGTCGATCATCGGCGACATCTACCTCGGCCGCGTGCAGAACGTGCTGCCCAGCATGGAGGCGGCGTTCATCGACATCGGCACCGACCGCAACGGCGTGCTGTACTCGGCGGACGTCAATTGGCGTTCGTTCAGCGCCTCGGGCCGGTCGCGGCGCATCGAGCACGCGCTCAAGGCCGGCGACCAGGTGCTGGTGCAGGTGACCAAGGACCCGGTGGGCCACAAGGGCGCTCGCCTGTCCATGCAGATTTCCCTGGCCGGCCGTTTCCTGGTGTACGTGCCGGGCGGCCACAGCGCGGGCATTTCCCGCAAGCTGCCGGAGCCGGAGCGCAAGCGCCTGAAGGAGATTCTCAAGGAGGTCACGCCGCAGGGGTCGGGCACGATCATCCGCACCGCCGCGGAGGGCGTGACCAAGGAGGCCATCGCCGCCGACGTCAAGCGGCTTGAGGGGCTGTGGCGGGACATCGACAAGCGCACTGCGGAGGCGAAGAGCCGCAAGGGCGCCAAGCCGGTGACCATGTACGAAGAGCCCGACATGCTGATCAAGGTCGTCCGCGACCTGTTCAACGAGGATTTCTCGCGCCTGGTCGTCGAGGGCGACAAGGCGTGGGGCGTCGTGCGTTCCTACGTCGACGAAGTCGCCCCGGATCTGTCGGATCGTCTGCAGCGCTACCACGCCGAGCAGCACGGCGGCGAGGACGTGTTCGCGCATCACCGCATCGACGAGCAGCTGGCGAAGGCGCTGGACCGGAAGGTGTGGCTGCCGTCGGGCGGCACGCTGATCATCGAGCGCACCGAGGCGATGACCGTCATCGACGTCAACACCGGCAAGTTCACCGGTGCCGGCGGCAACCTCGAGGAGACGGTGACCCGCAACAATCTGGAGGCGGCGGAGGAGATCGTCCGACAGATGCGGCTGCGCGATCTCGGCGGCATGATCGTCGTCGACTTCATCGACATGGTGTTGCCGGAGAACCAGGACCTGGTGCTGCGTCGTTTGAAGGAGGCGTTGGGCCGGGACCGCACGCGTCATGAGGTGTCGGAGGTGACGTCGCTGGGTTTGGTGCAGATGACCCGCAAGCGCCTGGGCACCGGACTGTTGGAGACGTTTTCCACGACGTGCGAGGCGTGCAATGGCCGTGGCCTGATCATTCATGTCGATCCGGTCGATCATGAGCAGGAGCAGCAGCGGGGTCGTCGTCGCGGTCGCCGCAATCAGCCTCCGGGTAAGCATCCGGCGGCGGAGGCGATGCACCGCAAGGACGCCAAGGATGAGCGGGCCGAGGTTTCCGAGAAGGATTCCGACGATGCCGTGCAGGAAGAGCAGCTTGACGACGGCTCGCGTGGTTCGTCGTCCGGCGATCGGGAGCGGGACGGCGGTTCGGGTCGTCGCCGTGGTCGTCGTCGTGGTTCCCGTCGCGGTGGTTCGGGCCAGGGGCCGGAGCAGGGCCGTGACGGTCGGAACGATGACCAGAGCGGTGACCAGCGTGATGGTCGCCGTGACGACCGCCGTGACGACCAGACCGAGGATCGGGCCGAGGAGATGTCCGAGGAGGAGCGGGCCGTCGACGAGTCGGTGACGCGCGCCGAGTCGGAGGAGTCGCGTCCGCCGCGTCGCCGTCGCCGTGGTCGTCGTTCGTCGTCTCGTGGTCGCGGTGCCGCCGAAGAAGGTCGGGGTGCCGACGAGTCGGGGTCGGATGATGCGAAGACGCCGCGTCGTGAAGCATCCCGCGACGACCGCGACAAGCGCGACAAGCGTGATGAGCGCACCGACGACGGCGATGCCCTGGCTCGCCTGGCGGCCGACGCCGTCGCCGAGGCGCGGGACAAGGATCCGGATGAGCCGTCGGACGATCGTTACGTGTCGCGGTCGACTCGTCGTCGCCGTCGCCGCCGCGTGGTGCATGCCGCGCAGCAGGCGCAGGGCGATCAGTCGCAGGGCGGTCAGGCCAAGGGTGAGCAGACCAAGGGTGGTCAGCAGGACGGCCGGGCGGAGCACACCGGGCGGGCGTCGGCGAAGAAGGCGACCACCGACGTCTCCGAGACCCCGGAGCGCACCGTGTCCGTCGACTCCAGGCCGAAGCGCGGTGCGGACGATGCCCCGGCCGAACCGCAGACCTACGAGGAGGCGCTGGAGGCGTTCGAGAAGTCGCCGCGCCGCAACCGCCCGACGCGTGGGCGTTCCCGTTCCGACCATGCGCCCAAGCCGGAAGATTTCGGCGTCGACGCCGGCCGGGACGCGGCCACGGCCGACGCAAAGGGTGCCGGCAAGGACTCGGACGATGCGGGCTCGAAGGGCAAGGGCTCGAAGGGCAAGGGCTCGGGCGCCAAGAGCTCGAACCGCAAGGGCTCGAACCGGAAGTCTTCCGGCAACGAGGATTCGAAGGCCAAGGGCTCGGAGACCAAGAGCTCGAAGGGCAAGGGTTCGAACGACAAGTCCTCGAACGACAAGAAGGGCAAGTCGGCGGACAAGAAGGCCTCGGACAAGAAGGGGTCGGACACCAAGGGGTCGGACAACAAGGGGTCGGGCGCCGGGCGCTCGAGCCAAAAGTCCGCGAACAACGAGGGCGCCAAGGGCAAGGACGAGGCCACCGGTTCGAACCGTCCGGCCCGCCGCCGTGGCCGCCGACGCGTCGTCCGCCGCACCGCCGCCGGCGCCCCGGCCGATGCCGCCGCCGACGCCCCCAAGGCCAAGGCGCCGAAGAGGACCGCCGACAAGAAGGCGACCTCTTCCGGCAACGAGGCCGCGGGGGAGAAGGCCGGCGTCGCAAAGCAGGACGGCACCGGCAACAAGGCCCGCCGCGGTCGCCGACGCGTCGTCCGCCGCACCGCACGCGGCTGA
- the rplU gene encoding 50S ribosomal protein L21, whose translation MYAIVKTGGKQYKVAEGDLVKVEKIEGEPGSTVALTPVLLVDGADVTSDAEKLAKITVNAEIVEAAKGPKIRGMHYKNKTGYKRRFGHRQQLTVLKITGVSK comes from the coding sequence ATGTACGCGATCGTCAAGACCGGCGGCAAGCAGTACAAGGTTGCCGAAGGTGACCTCGTCAAGGTCGAGAAGATCGAGGGTGAGCCGGGTTCCACCGTGGCTCTCACCCCGGTTCTGCTCGTCGACGGCGCCGACGTCACCTCCGACGCCGAGAAGCTTGCCAAGATCACCGTCAACGCCGAGATCGTCGAGGCCGCCAAGGGCCCGAAGATCCGCGGCATGCACTACAAGAACAAGACCGGCTACAAGCGTCGCTTCGGCCACCGTCAGCAGCTGACGGTCCTGAAGATCACCGGCGTTTCCAAGTAA
- the rpmA gene encoding 50S ribosomal protein L27, which yields MASKKGASSTSNGRDSEAKRLGVKRFGGQQVKAGEILVRQRGTSFHPGENVGRGGDDTLFALKAGAVQFGTKRNKRTVSIVEAEAAEA from the coding sequence ATGGCTTCCAAGAAGGGTGCATCCAGCACCAGCAACGGCCGCGACTCCGAGGCCAAGCGCCTCGGCGTGAAGCGTTTCGGCGGCCAGCAGGTCAAGGCCGGCGAGATCCTGGTCCGTCAGCGCGGCACCTCGTTCCACCCCGGTGAGAACGTTGGCCGTGGCGGCGATGACACGCTCTTCGCCCTGAAGGCCGGCGCCGTCCAGTTCGGCACCAAGCGCAACAAGCGCACCGTCAGCATCGTCGAGGCCGAGGCCGCCGAGGCGTAA
- a CDS encoding ISL3 family transposase, producing MPDSTSLIADTIIRTVELGLTITGAAIDERHTWITCRPVEQDASCPACGMKGRLRDHRIRELVDLPVVGHPTRLRIRLPRFTCTNTACATKIFQQQLVCAKRKAKLTDRCTRWILQRLAIDRMSVAAISKSLDIGWDLVNQVALEQAWELIYADPTHLAGVRVLGVDEHKWKHRRGDGTPGFVTVIVDLTPNVDGTGPARLLDMVPGRSAEVLRRWLAAREKSFRDRVKVVAMDGFAGYHTATTEQLPKARKVMDPFHVVHLAADKLTMTRQRIQQDTCGHRGRSGDPLYGVRRILLTRMGLLTDRQKAKLDAVFADERHTAVDVTHWTYQDIIAAYEHPDRRVGKRWMYKIMCRIRKDLPAGVQELGQLGRTMWKRRAEILAYFDTGASNGPVEAINGRLEHLRGIALGFRNLNHYILRSLIHSGGFQAKINAL from the coding sequence ATGCCCGATTCTACGTCTCTTATTGCTGACACCATCATCCGGACCGTTGAACTCGGCCTGACCATCACGGGCGCCGCGATCGATGAGCGCCACACGTGGATCACCTGCCGCCCGGTGGAACAGGATGCCTCCTGCCCGGCCTGCGGGATGAAAGGCCGGCTGCGTGATCACCGGATCCGTGAACTCGTGGACCTGCCCGTCGTCGGGCATCCCACCCGGTTACGGATCCGGCTACCCCGTTTCACCTGCACCAACACCGCCTGTGCGACAAAGATCTTTCAACAGCAACTCGTGTGCGCGAAGCGGAAAGCCAAGCTCACCGACCGCTGCACCCGCTGGATCCTCCAGCGCCTGGCGATTGACCGCATGAGCGTTGCCGCGATCTCGAAGTCCCTGGACATCGGCTGGGATCTGGTCAACCAGGTAGCCCTCGAACAGGCCTGGGAGCTGATCTACGCTGATCCCACCCACCTGGCCGGAGTCCGCGTCCTGGGGGTGGACGAGCACAAATGGAAACACCGCCGCGGCGACGGTACTCCCGGTTTCGTCACCGTCATCGTCGACCTGACGCCGAACGTGGACGGCACCGGGCCCGCCCGGCTGTTGGACATGGTGCCGGGCAGATCCGCTGAGGTGCTGCGCCGCTGGCTCGCCGCCCGGGAGAAGTCCTTCCGCGACCGGGTGAAAGTCGTGGCGATGGACGGATTCGCCGGCTACCACACCGCCACCACCGAGCAGCTGCCGAAGGCGAGGAAGGTGATGGACCCGTTCCACGTCGTGCACCTGGCCGCCGACAAGCTGACTATGACCCGGCAGCGGATCCAACAGGACACCTGTGGGCATCGCGGCCGGTCAGGGGATCCCTTGTACGGGGTGCGTCGGATCCTGCTAACCCGGATGGGACTGCTGACCGACAGGCAGAAAGCGAAGCTGGACGCGGTGTTCGCTGATGAGCGGCACACGGCTGTGGATGTCACGCACTGGACGTATCAGGACATCATCGCAGCCTATGAGCATCCTGACCGTCGGGTCGGGAAGAGGTGGATGTACAAAATCATGTGCCGGATCCGGAAAGATCTTCCCGCCGGGGTCCAGGAGCTGGGGCAGTTGGGCCGGACGATGTGGAAACGACGGGCCGAGATCCTCGCGTACTTCGACACCGGCGCTTCCAATGGCCCCGTCGAGGCCATCAACGGACGGTTGGAGCACCTGCGTGGCATCGCACTCGGGTTCAGGAACCTCAACCACTACATCTTGCGGTCACTGATCCACTCCGGAGGGTTCCAGGCCAAGATCAACGCACTCTAA
- a CDS encoding RecQ family ATP-dependent DNA helicase, with protein MAPDEAGHAPATRREADELLQGLAGPGTSLRDDQWVAIDGLVNRRERMLVVQRTGWGKSAVYFIAAKLLRRRGRGASVIISPLLALMRNQVAAAQRAGIVAETVNSANMTEWDDIQRRVAAGQVDVLLVSPERLNNPQFRDDVLPSLAQAAGMVVVDEAHCISDWGHDFRPDYRRIRDLLAGLGPGVPVLATTATANDRVVEDVRAQLGDGTGVLRGGLDRESLRLNVVRLPDTTKRPAWLASHLRQLPGSGIIYCLTVAAAEDLAEALIAAGYDVAAYTGRTDAAERERLEAALLNNEVKALVATSALGMGFDKPDLGFVVHMGAPGSPISYYQQIGRAGRGTDRAEVVLLPGAEDRDIWEYFASLSFPSEDVVRMLLDELASYGDQPASTARLETAVDLSRSRLEQVLKVLDVDGAVRRVRGGWIATGAPWEYDTARYGGLAEARKAEQEAMLAYERLGDAPGCKVVTDEEGTPDGEGGDGSSSRNGDPDPDACRMLFLRRQLDDPTATGPCGRCDNCTGRHLSPDIDAEVDDVVRARLNEPGVRIPARKQWPTGLDRLMAGGDGLGRAGSTLGVTGLRVPLKGKIAGVGEGRAIGRLNDIARGPALTTLLTEASWRPGPDWRSDRVLRDLVDVLAGWDWEVRPDTVVALVTHDTVDLDAHAAGAAAAGSTAAGAMDAGTTAPGDAALHGSSPDGAAVHGSGPDGAALHGSALDEIAVACAIAISDIGRMRFGGVLPVRDGSRPVEAQNSAYRVAGLADRWDWTAISDLELGNGPILLVTDCIDTGWSITLTAAALASATGRDVLPLALASRG; from the coding sequence ATGGCCCCCGACGAGGCCGGGCACGCGCCCGCCACGCGGCGGGAAGCCGACGAGCTGCTGCAGGGGTTGGCCGGGCCGGGGACCTCGCTGCGCGACGACCAGTGGGTGGCCATCGACGGCCTGGTCAATCGGCGCGAACGGATGCTGGTTGTGCAGCGCACCGGTTGGGGCAAGTCGGCGGTGTACTTCATCGCGGCGAAACTGCTGCGGCGGCGCGGGCGCGGGGCCAGCGTGATCATCTCCCCGCTGTTGGCGCTGATGCGCAACCAGGTCGCCGCGGCACAGCGGGCCGGCATCGTCGCCGAGACCGTCAACAGCGCGAACATGACGGAATGGGACGACATCCAGCGGCGCGTGGCGGCCGGGCAGGTCGACGTGCTGCTGGTGTCGCCGGAGCGGCTGAACAATCCGCAGTTCCGCGACGACGTCCTGCCGTCGCTGGCGCAGGCCGCGGGCATGGTCGTGGTCGATGAGGCGCACTGCATCTCCGACTGGGGCCACGACTTCCGGCCCGACTACCGGCGCATCCGCGATCTGCTCGCCGGTCTGGGCCCGGGGGTTCCCGTGTTGGCGACGACGGCGACGGCCAATGACCGCGTCGTCGAGGACGTGCGGGCGCAGCTGGGCGACGGCACCGGCGTGCTGCGCGGTGGACTGGATCGGGAATCGCTGCGGCTCAACGTCGTGCGGCTGCCCGACACGACGAAACGCCCCGCGTGGTTGGCGTCGCATCTGCGGCAGCTGCCGGGGTCGGGCATCATCTACTGCCTCACCGTCGCGGCGGCGGAGGACCTGGCCGAGGCGTTGATTGCGGCGGGGTACGACGTCGCCGCGTACACCGGCCGCACCGACGCCGCCGAGCGTGAACGGCTTGAAGCGGCGCTGCTGAACAACGAGGTCAAGGCGCTGGTGGCCACGTCGGCGTTGGGCATGGGCTTCGACAAACCGGACCTGGGATTCGTGGTGCACATGGGTGCGCCGGGGTCGCCGATCTCGTATTACCAGCAGATCGGCCGTGCCGGCCGCGGCACCGATCGGGCCGAGGTCGTGTTGCTGCCGGGCGCCGAGGACCGTGACATCTGGGAGTACTTCGCCTCCCTGTCGTTTCCGTCGGAGGACGTCGTGCGCATGCTTCTCGACGAGCTCGCCTCCTACGGAGACCAACCCGCATCGACGGCGCGGCTGGAAACCGCCGTGGACCTGTCGAGGTCGCGACTGGAGCAGGTGCTGAAGGTCCTCGACGTCGACGGCGCCGTGCGGCGAGTCCGGGGCGGGTGGATCGCCACCGGTGCGCCGTGGGAGTACGACACCGCCCGCTACGGCGGTTTGGCCGAGGCCCGCAAAGCCGAGCAGGAGGCGATGCTCGCCTACGAGCGACTCGGCGATGCTCCGGGCTGCAAGGTTGTCACGGACGAAGAGGGCACCCCGGACGGAGAGGGCGGAGATGGGTCGTCGTCACGCAACGGCGACCCCGACCCGGACGCCTGCCGCATGCTGTTCCTGCGCAGGCAACTCGACGACCCCACCGCCACCGGGCCCTGCGGACGCTGCGACAACTGCACCGGGCGGCACCTGTCCCCCGACATCGACGCGGAAGTCGACGACGTCGTGCGGGCACGGCTGAACGAACCCGGCGTGCGCATCCCCGCGCGGAAACAATGGCCGACCGGGCTCGACCGCCTCATGGCCGGTGGCGACGGACTCGGGCGCGCCGGTTCGACGCTCGGCGTGACCGGGCTGCGCGTGCCGTTGAAGGGCAAGATCGCCGGCGTCGGCGAAGGGCGCGCCATCGGGCGGCTCAACGACATCGCCCGCGGGCCGGCGCTGACCACGCTGCTCACCGAAGCGTCGTGGCGGCCCGGCCCCGATTGGCGGAGCGACCGGGTGCTGCGCGACCTCGTCGACGTGCTCGCCGGGTGGGACTGGGAGGTGCGGCCCGACACCGTCGTCGCGCTCGTCACCCACGACACCGTCGACCTGGACGCCCATGCGGCGGGGGCCGCAGCGGCGGGATCCACAGCCGCTGGAGCCATGGACGCGGGAACCACGGCGCCGGGCGATGCTGCGCTGCACGGCTCCAGCCCCGATGGTGCCGCGGTGCATGGGTCGGGCCCCGATGGTGCCGCGCTGCATGGGTCGGCGCTCGACGAGATTGCCGTGGCCTGCGCGATCGCCATCTCCGACATCGGTCGCATGCGCTTCGGAGGCGTCCTGCCGGTGCGCGACGGATCCCGCCCCGTGGAGGCCCAGAACTCCGCGTACCGAGTCGCCGGCCTCGCCGACCGGTGGGACTGGACCGCCATCTCCGATCTCGAGCTGGGCAACGGGCCGATCCTGCTGGTCACCGACTGCATCGACACCGGATGGTCGATCACCCTCACCGCCGCCGCGCTCGCTTCCGCCACCGGCCGCGACGTCCTCCCGCTGGCCCTGGCCTCCCGCGGATAG
- the obgE gene encoding GTPase ObgE — MSRFIDRVVLHLQAGDGGHGCNSVLREKFKPLGGPDGGNGGHGGDIIFEVSPQVHTLMDFHFHPHIKAEKGRPGAGDHRNGARGRDLVLEVPEGTVVMTTDGEVLADLTGKGTRFIAAEGGYGGLGNAALASRSRRAPGFALLGEPGEQKDLVLELKSMADVGLVGFPSAGKSSLVSALSAAKPKIGDYPFTTLQPNLGVVNVGHESFTVADVPGLIPGASEGRGLGLDFLRHIERCAVLAHVVDCATYESDRNPVDDIKALEHELANYQSALAGDVGLGDLAERPRVIVLNKLDVPEAQEMADFMREELEEFGWPTYGISTATRDGLKELTYGLAEAVAKYRAENPAKKDEKPAVIVPKAVGRRGRTQDFEIERDPEVQDGFIVLGRKPQRWIHQTDFENDEAVGFLGDRLAKLGVEDALAKAGAVPGCPVTIGDITFEWHPQTAAGLDDFVPSGRGTDQRLEINDRVSAEERKRASQVRRGLIDEFDYGDGEQADRERYQ, encoded by the coding sequence ATGTCACGGTTCATCGATCGCGTCGTCCTGCACCTGCAGGCGGGCGACGGCGGCCACGGCTGCAATTCCGTGCTGCGCGAAAAGTTCAAGCCCCTCGGCGGTCCCGACGGCGGCAACGGCGGGCACGGCGGCGACATCATCTTCGAGGTGTCGCCCCAGGTGCACACGCTGATGGACTTCCACTTCCACCCGCACATCAAGGCCGAGAAGGGCCGTCCCGGCGCCGGCGATCACCGCAACGGCGCCCGCGGCCGGGATCTGGTGCTGGAGGTGCCCGAGGGCACGGTCGTCATGACCACCGACGGTGAGGTTCTCGCGGACCTGACCGGCAAGGGCACCCGCTTCATCGCCGCAGAGGGAGGGTACGGCGGACTGGGCAACGCCGCGTTGGCGTCGAGGTCGCGTCGTGCCCCCGGTTTCGCCCTGCTCGGCGAACCGGGCGAACAGAAGGACCTGGTCCTCGAACTGAAGTCGATGGCCGACGTCGGTCTGGTCGGTTTCCCTTCGGCGGGCAAGTCCTCGCTGGTCTCGGCGCTGTCGGCGGCCAAGCCGAAGATCGGCGACTACCCGTTCACCACGCTGCAGCCGAACCTCGGCGTGGTCAACGTCGGCCACGAGTCCTTCACCGTCGCCGACGTGCCGGGCCTCATCCCGGGTGCCTCCGAGGGCCGTGGCCTGGGCCTGGACTTCCTCCGCCACATCGAGCGCTGCGCCGTCCTGGCGCACGTGGTCGACTGCGCGACGTACGAGTCCGACCGCAACCCCGTCGACGACATCAAGGCCCTGGAGCACGAGCTGGCCAACTACCAGTCCGCGCTGGCCGGCGACGTCGGACTGGGCGACCTCGCGGAGCGTCCGCGGGTGATCGTGCTCAACAAGCTCGACGTGCCCGAGGCCCAGGAGATGGCCGACTTCATGCGCGAGGAGCTCGAGGAGTTCGGCTGGCCGACCTACGGCATCTCCACCGCCACCCGCGACGGACTCAAGGAGCTGACCTACGGTCTGGCCGAAGCCGTCGCAAAGTACCGCGCGGAAAACCCGGCGAAGAAGGACGAGAAGCCCGCCGTCATCGTGCCCAAGGCCGTCGGTCGCCGCGGTCGCACCCAGGACTTCGAAATCGAACGCGACCCCGAGGTGCAGGACGGTTTCATCGTGCTGGGCCGCAAGCCGCAGCGCTGGATCCACCAAACCGATTTCGAAAACGACGAAGCCGTCGGCTTCCTCGGCGACCGGCTGGCCAAACTGGGCGTGGAGGACGCCCTGGCCAAGGCCGGCGCCGTCCCCGGCTGCCCGGTGACCATCGGCGACATCACCTTCGAGTGGCACCCGCAGACCGCCGCCGGCCTCGACGACTTCGTCCCCTCCGGGCGCGGCACCGACCAGCGCCTGGAGATCAACGACCGCGTGTCCGCCGAAGAGCGCAAGCGTGCCTCGCAGGTGCGCCGCGGCCTCATCGACGAGTTCGACTACGGCGACGGCGAACAGGCCGACCGCGAGCGCTACCAGTAA
- the proB gene encoding glutamate 5-kinase, giving the protein MNPPYSSSTRDSIRDAKRIVVKIGSSSLTGPDGRTDPAKIDEIAEALEKRMVTGSDLILVSSGAVASGMGPLGLSSRPTDLATKQAAAAVGQVRLAQEWSRSFARFGRTTAQVLLTSADAGNRPRARNAQRTIDRLRQLHAIPIVNENDTVATSEMRFGDNDRLAALVSHLAFCDALVLLSDVDGLYDRNPSEPGAQFVPEVWSGNDLKGVVAGDGGKLGTGGMASKVSAARLASRGGVPVLLTSTENIDAALDQADVGTAFAPKEDRLSAWQFWVLYAADSSGVLRLDAGAVTAVTEHRRSLLPVGLTSIDGEFSSGDIVDIVGPNGEIVGRGEVAYDSDELSEMIGRTTAELPDGMQKPVIHADYLSGYASRA; this is encoded by the coding sequence ATGAACCCGCCTTACTCCAGCTCCACCCGCGACAGCATCCGCGACGCGAAGAGGATCGTGGTGAAGATCGGCTCGTCCTCACTGACCGGTCCCGACGGGCGCACCGACCCGGCGAAGATCGACGAGATCGCCGAAGCCCTGGAAAAGCGCATGGTCACCGGAAGTGACCTGATCCTGGTGTCCTCCGGTGCGGTGGCGTCGGGCATGGGACCGCTGGGTCTGTCGTCGCGTCCGACGGACCTGGCGACCAAACAGGCCGCCGCGGCGGTCGGTCAGGTGCGCCTGGCACAGGAGTGGTCCCGTTCGTTCGCCCGGTTCGGCCGCACCACCGCGCAGGTTCTGCTGACATCGGCCGATGCCGGCAACCGCCCCCGCGCCCGCAACGCGCAGCGCACCATCGATCGTCTGCGCCAGCTGCACGCCATTCCGATCGTCAACGAAAACGACACGGTGGCCACCTCGGAGATGCGCTTCGGCGACAACGACCGTCTGGCTGCGCTGGTGTCGCACCTGGCGTTCTGCGATGCGCTCGTGTTGCTTTCCGACGTCGACGGCCTATACGACCGCAACCCCTCCGAGCCGGGTGCGCAGTTCGTGCCCGAGGTGTGGAGCGGCAATGACCTCAAGGGCGTCGTCGCCGGCGATGGCGGCAAGCTGGGCACCGGCGGCATGGCGTCGAAGGTGTCGGCGGCGCGTCTGGCGTCCCGTGGCGGTGTGCCGGTGCTGTTGACGTCGACGGAGAACATCGACGCGGCGCTGGATCAGGCCGACGTGGGCACCGCCTTCGCACCGAAGGAGGACCGCCTGTCGGCGTGGCAGTTCTGGGTTCTCTATGCGGCGGATTCGTCGGGCGTGCTGCGCCTGGACGCCGGTGCGGTCACCGCCGTCACCGAGCACCGCCGCTCCCTGCTGCCGGTGGGCCTGACCAGCATCGACGGGGAGTTTTCGTCCGGCGACATCGTGGACATCGTCGGGCCCAACGGCGAGATCGTCGGCCGCGGCGAGGTGGCCTACGACTCCGACGAGCTCTCCGAAATGATCGGCCGCACCACCGCCGAGCTGCCGGATGGCATGCAGAAGCCGGTGATCCACGCCGATTACCTGTCGGGCTACGCCTCGCGGGCGTAG